Within the Nitrospira sp. genome, the region CGTGCCCGGCCGTCCGGTCATCGACGCGCCGCTGACATTCAGCAACGCCACTTTCTTCAGCAGCAGCACGCATCGGGCGACGGTGTCATCCGCCTGTCCGTCGGTGATCAACGTGCCGGGACAATCCGGATTGAATGTGCTGCGCATCCGCACCGGAATGCGATGCTCGACAGCCGGCTCCAGCGCGCGCGGGTGCATCGACTTCGCGCCGAACTGCCCCATTTCGATCGATTCCGCGAACGTGATGTGATCCAGCAGCCGCGCCTCGGGCACGGTGCGCGGATCGGCGGTCATCAGTCCATCCACATCGCTCCAGATCCACACTTCGTCCGCCTTCAACGCCGAACCGAGAATCGTGGCCGTGTAATCGCTACCCCCACGACCGAGCGTCGTCGTGACGCCGTGCTGGGTGGCCCCGAGAAACCCGGTGACGACCACCGGCGCAGCGCCATTCAGCAACGGCTCCAAACGCTCACGCACCTGATACAGCGTGAGTTCCATCAGCGGGTCGGCCTCGCCAAAGTGATCGTCAGTGACAATGCCGGCTTCGGCGCCGGTCAGCGCTTGGCCACCCAGCGCGGCCGCCATCAGCCTTGCGCTCAGTCGCTCGCCAAACGAAACAACGGCGTCTTTCGAACGAGCCGTCAACTCGCCCACGGCGCTGATGCCCAGCACCAGCGCATCCAGGCGGTCAAGCAGACCGCGAACGTCCTCTTCGCATGCGAGCTCGCGCGCGGCGCACTCATGCTTCGCGCGAATCTCGCCCAGCAGCGTGTGTGTCGCGACCCGATTGCCACAACCCGCCGCGGCCGCGAGTTCGAGCAGCAGATCCGTAACACCCCCGAGCGCAGACACGGTCGTCACCACGCGATGCTCAGCGCCGAAGCGTCTGACGAGCCCCGCGCAATGCCGAATCCGCTCGGCGTCCGCCACGGACGATCCGCCAAACTTCATCACGAGCTTCATGCCCGCTCCCCTACCGTATCCCAGATGTCCAGCGTATCGCGTAGCACCGCCGTCGCCGTCTCGACACCGCCAGCGCCCCGCCCGATCAGCGTCACTTCGCCGTTGTAGCGCAGCGTGAGCGACAAGGCGTTCAAACTGCCGCCCACATTCAGCGGGCTGTCA harbors:
- a CDS encoding aspartate kinase; translation: MKLVMKFGGSSVADAERIRHCAGLVRRFGAEHRVVTTVSALGGVTDLLLELAAAAGCGNRVATHTLLGEIRAKHECAARELACEEDVRGLLDRLDALVLGISAVGELTARSKDAVVSFGERLSARLMAAALGGQALTGAEAGIVTDDHFGEADPLMELTLYQVRERLEPLLNGAAPVVVTGFLGATQHGVTTTLGRGGSDYTATILGSALKADEVWIWSDVDGLMTADPRTVPEARLLDHITFAESIEMGQFGAKSMHPRALEPAVEHRIPVRMRSTFNPDCPGTLITDGQADDTVARCVLLLKKVALLNVSGASMTGRPGTAARLFGALADANVNILVISQSVSEAGISIVVARDQLERAEGAIQAKLLRVGAARRVDVNADVAVVAVVGSGMTGTPGVAARVFTAVADHQVNVRAIAQGSSELSVCFVVSESDGPTAVRALHHGFGLGQ